TTTTGACGAATTTATAAAAGCATTACCGAATAGCCTGGCCAGGCTACTCGGTAATGCTCAATGAAGTGGAAACTAGTAATATATCGTGCCATAACCGTTTGACATCAATGGTTACGGTCTATTTGATACTTTCAACCTTTAGTAGTGAATAATTATAGTCGCTAATTTTCGGTAACAGCGCTTTACGGCGCTGCTTTTTTATTTGTTAGTTGCTGGATTTAAGTGATTCGCTATTTTGGCAACTGAATGTTTACTAAACCTTTTGCATAAAAAAACACTTTGCAACGTGGCGGTCTTTTGCTATAATATACTTTGTTGTGGAGAGTTGGCAGAGTGGTAATGCAACGGACTCGAAATCCGTCGAACCGGCTTATACCGGCGCGCAGGTTCAAATCCTGTACTCTCCTTAAATAAATTCTATTTTGCGCGAGGTTAGCTAAACTGCTAACGTCGCTTTTTTTATATACAGATCGATAGTGGTGTTTGTACGATCAGAGAAGATCGATGATACACCTATAGTCTGATATGATGCCCTTAACCATTATGGTATAATCGGTCGGACTTCTAATTAACAGTGAGCTAGAGTGGGGCAAAATAATGCGGGATTTGGTAACTGAACGAAAATTCATGAACATGATCGTCTGGGTCGTTTTGTTAGGGATGGCGTTTTTTGGCACGTTGCCGATTTTTATCTTAGTTTACGTCTTTTTGGCGATGTTGATGATCATGCGCACTTGGCTGGGGCGGGCGTTACGCCGGGTGAAGATCACGACTTCGCTAGTGTACTTATTGATCATGGTGCTGCAGATCACCTTTAGCAGTGCGGTGATCTTCCGCCAACATATTTACTTAGGCGCCGGCTTTTTCAGCCGTGTATTCGGCACATTGCTAGTATTAGCGCCATTATTGGCTGAGCGGATGCTGATCATTCGCCAGGATACTGATTTTTATTTACCGTCGATCAAGGAAGCAGCGACGCTGAGTTTTTCTGAGTTCAATGCACAAAAAGACGCCGTTATCCATTCAGTGCAGAGCTTGGGCAAGGTTAAGCAAGCACTGGCGGTGGATAAGTTGATGCCGCTGTTTACCGATTTGAAGCGCCACAGCTCGATGCGCTACATCAATGACGGTTCGCTGACTCAAAGCTATTTTGACTCGGTGGCGGCAACAATGGCCGATCCGTACATTTACATCGTTATCTCTAACACCGGCAGCAATGCCAGTGAATTGATCTCGTTGTTCACCCAAAAACAGTACAATCACGCGTCGCTGAGTTTTGACCGTGACTTGCAGACGATCATTAGTTATAATGGTGGCGAAAATGTGTATCCACCGGGTTTGAACCCAGAAATGGTCGCTGCGTTCCATCAAAAAAGTGACGCCTCGGTGCTAGTTTATCGCTTGGCGACCACGTTGGCGCAAAAGCAACAGATCGCCGCAAAGATCAAGCAGATCAACCAGACCGGTAGCGCCTATAACATTATTGGCTTGGTGGTCAAACGCTCATTGCGGCCCAATATTATGTTCTGTTCACAGTTTGTCTACCAAATGTTACGCCTCAGCGGCTTGGCCTACTTTACCAAAGCCGATGGCAACGTGAAACCAACTGATTTGGTGGAGTTAGATTACTATAAAAAACTTGATTTTTGTTATGAAATTAAATTTAACTAAGGGATGATATTATATGCAAGCAGCATTTATTTTCGATTCACCTATGATCGCTAAGTTGCCCGCCGAGACGGTAGTTTATCTGCCTGGCACCCGTGACCACACGGTACAAGTTGCTGGTCACGAGGTTCATTACATCAAAGTTCCAGGCTACGTTAAATTCGGCGATCACTTGATCAACTTTTTTGTCCGTAAACTCCTTAAGATCACCAATGTGCCCGAATATTTGAATATGTTAAGCTTCGTTTATTTCTCACACATGGCGGCTTTTTACCTGCTGCAAAATGACTACGAGCACTTGCTATTTGCCAGTGACGAGCTTAAGCAAAAAGTCCTGCTACAAACGAAGCAGGCGGCATATACCGCGCGCGCCACGGTGATCGCGTAATACAAAAAATGAGTTGTCCCAGCAAATTGCCGGACAACTCATTTTTTATTTATATTTTTTGGTCAGCTTCATTAGTTTCAATAAATTACCGATCCAAGTGGTTTTAGTATATTCAGTCACATCTTCGGTGACTTCAATACAGCCGACGTACTCGCCAGCAGGGTTATGTAGGGCGTAAAAGGCCATGTGCACTTGTTTGCCGCGAATTGGGACAGTCATCGCAACTTTACCGGTGGCGCCGTCGTGCATTTCCGCCAGCACTTGTTTAACGCGGCCAGCACTATGCGCTGGATGAACGTCTAACACGTGATGATTTAACTTGCTAGGATCGCGTTTAAATAAGCGGTGGCTGTTGTTGGAGTACCAGCGGACGATATCGTTTTCGTCGATAAAATCAAATTCTTGGTCGATCGTGGCAAAAATGGCATTGAGCTGCTCTAAACGCAAACTGCCAGTTGCTAACTCAACGGTTGGTTGTGTCAATTCAGTTTCCTCCTATGTATCACATTAGTTATAGCTTAGCATAGCTTACTAGGTGAACTGAATAAGGGAAATGACTAATCTATTGCGGGACAAAATAGTTGCATTCGCTTACATAAATATTTTACAGTAGTAGCGCAAGGAGGTGTTACAATAAACTTAGAGATTCTAAATGAGGTGAATGCAATTTGACGCTAACAATTAAAAAAGATATTCAATACGCAGCTGGTTTAGCTTTAGACTGGTATCAGCCGCAAGGGCAATCATTGAAAGGATTATTGATTGCCATTCATGGTGGTGGTTGGTTTCAAGGTGATAAGGCTAAAGACGCTGACGTTGCGCAATGGTTAGCTGAACAGGGTTATTTAGTAGTGGTACCAAATTATCGGTTAGCACCGAGCTATAAATTCCCGGCACCACTGTTGGACATGAATCGCTTATTTAACTGGTTGCAACAAAATGCACCCCAAGTACCGCTGGCAGCAATTGGGGCCTCAGCTGGTGGTAATTTAGCTGTGGAGTTGGGTTTGAACTACGGTATTCCGGCGGTCTCATTGTCAGGAATTTTGGACATTGCCCATTGGTTGACAACGCATCCCGCTGTAGTCGCTAAACCGCGGCAAACTGCTGATTTATTGGATAAATTAGACAGTGCGGTCATTAATCAGGCTGGGACCGATGAAAGCTTTTATAAGTGGTTTATCACCAATTATGTCACTGATGAACAGTCACGGGCGGCAACTCCCTACCAGCACGTTAGTTCTGCCAGTGGCCCAATGTTGTTGATCAACTCGCTGGATGAATTTGTGCCGATCACTGGGGTAGTGCGCTTGAGTCAGCGGTTAACCCAGGTCAAAGTGCCAGTAGAAACGATCAGCTTAACCGGTAGTCGCCACGGTAAAGCGTATTTTGATGAAGTGAAAGCAAATATTTTACTGTTCTTACAACGTTATTTAACTAAGGAGTGACGCAATATGACCAGTGAACCACGCCGTGATCCACTTAAGGATGAATTGTTGACCCCAGAAAATTCGGCTTTTTTGTTAATTGATTATCAACCAACGCAGATCAATTCGATCAACTCGATCAACCGTGCGGAGTTGATCCGTAACGCGATCAGTACCGTTAAATTGATCAATACGTTTAAAATTCCGACGGTTTTATCGACCGTCAACGTGGCTACGACCATGAATCAAGAAACGATTCCAGCAATCAAAAAGTTATTGCCTGGTGTACCTAGTTATGATCGCACAACAATCAACGCTTGGGAAGATCAAGAATTTTACGCCGCAGTTAAAAAAACTGGCCGTAAAAATTTGATTATTGCCGCACTTTGGACCGAAGCTTGTTTGACTTTTCCGGCGCTGGATGCACTACGTGAAGGCTATAATGTTTTCCCAGTGGTCGATGCCGTTGGTGGCACTTCAGTAGTCGCACATGAGGCAGCTTTACGGCGGATCGAACGGGCGGGCGCACAGCCGACAAGTATCGCGCAATTAGCTTGTGAGCTACAACGAGATTGGAATCGGCATGACACTTCATCTGAATTTGCCCAAGATCTAGCCGACGCGGGTATTTTTCTCCGTTTAACTAAATAAGATCAAAGAAGAACGCACAATTAAATGTGGCGTTCTTCTTTTTTTAGTCACTGGATTAGCCCGTCAGTCGCCCCTCTGAGCGGAGTGGCTTTAAGAATAGGATTTACTTCTAGCTGATTTATTGATACAATACTTGGCTGGTGATAAATTATAAAACGGAGGTGAGTGGGGTGAATCAATGGATCTATGTGGTCTGTTATCAGAATTCAACGGCAGCGGCGCCGGCCTTTGAAGTATTGCGCGCCTACCGTAGTGAAAAGCGGGCGCAGGAAATCGTGGCGTTGTTGACCGCGACGCCATTTGAGCGCCACTCATTGACAACTGGGCATTACCTGTACCACAAAATTCCGTTAGCTTAATTCAAGGTTAAAAAAAGCCTTGGCACTAAATGCCAAGACTGATTAGGTTACATATGATTACGGTATAAGCCAACCACTTTACCAAGGATCGTGACTTGCTGTAAGATAATGGGCGCAAAAGTATCATTTTCCGGCTGTAAGCGAATATGATCACTTTCGCGGAAGAGCCGCTTGCACGTGGCTTCGTTTTCGGCCGTCATGGCAATGACAATATCGCCGTTGTCGGCGGTAGCTTGTTTGCGCACAATGACTTGATCGCCATCTAAGATGCCAGCGTTGATCATACTTTCACCACGAATGGTCAGCATGAACAGATCTTGTTCGGTATCGTCAAGATCAGGTGGGATCGGGAAAAAGTCAGTGGCTTCTTCAACCGCCAAAATCGGTTCACCGGCCGTGACCGTTCCTAAAACTGGAATACGGGCGGGGGCAATTTTTAAGGCTTTCAAACCAGCGTCAGTCAATTCGATTGCCCGCGGTTTAGTAGGGTCTTTTTGGAGTAAGCCTTTTTTTTCTAAACGAGCTAAATGTCCGTGAACGGTGGATGTTGATGATAGGGAGACCGCGGCGCCAATTTCGCGCACCGTTGGCGGATATCCTTTCTCAGCCACGCATTCATGAATGAAACGTAAGACTTCTATTTGTTTGGGTTCATGCGTTTTGATCATGGTTGACACCTCAGTCATATTTTATTAATTTTAGTGTAGCATACTCATTCACTCATTTCAAACAAATGTTCGGCCTGTGATTGTTGGTTTAATCAGTTTTCACGCCGTATTTGATGTCAAATTGAGCTGATATTGTGAAAGGTGACTTTAATAATGGAAAATAAATATCTCAAACGAATCAACGAATTAGCCCGTAAAGCTAAAGCGGACGGATTAAATGCCGATGAACAGGCAGAGCAAAAGCGTCTGCGCCAGGCCTACGTCAAGGAATTCCGCGAAGGACTGCGCCAACAGATCGAACAAACGCAGATCTTCAACAAAAAAGGCCAAGAAACCACGCCCAAAAAGGTCCAAGAGATTCAACGTAAAAATGGCTGGCGTAAGGACTAAGTCAATTTGCTGTAACCTATTTCTTTTTTCAATGGATCTAGGCGAGACTTGAAAGGTCAAACCACCTTTTAGCCTGCGCTTTAATTTGGTTCAGCACTTTACAGCTTTTCACTGACCCCCGACCAACAAGAAGCCAACCACTGAATCACCACTTTGGCCGGTGTTGTTTTTAACCGCCTTTGCACTTGCCGCGCTAAACTAGCCAAAAACAGCGCCGCTTGAATTTGCCGACTTAACCAGAGTTTGCGTTCACGCAAACTTTTGGTTACCAAAAAAGCTAAACTAGGTTGGGTCAATGGCAATACGATCATCAAGGTATACGCCGTATTCAATAAATGATGATCGGCTTCAATCTTGGCTACTGAACGCACGGCGTAATCACCGAAGTGCCAGAATGTTTTCATTTCATAAAAATAGGTCTCGATCGCCCAACGTTTTTGATAGTAGGCCAACGCTCGTAGCGCTGGCGCAGGGGCGCTGGTCTCCGGCGTCCGATAGGTGAGCTGGGTCGGATCAACGGCTAGGGTTTCGGTTGTGATCGCCGCTAATTCTTCGGGCGCGCTCGTCGCCATGAACAGACGACAAGTCGTCTTGCGTTGTACGCGGATCATGTAAACTGGCTGGGGCATCAAGCGTGTCAGACACCGCACTATACCGATCTGATCTCCGGCCGAACAAAGATTTAATGCAATATTTCCCAAATGGATCTGGTCACCATATTTCCGCGGCCGACCGCGCTTACCGGTGCGTTTGGGTAAGCCAAACATGGCGGTATCTTTACGCACATTGGCGATCATAGCTAGATTAGGTTGCGTCATGACCAGTTGGTTGATCTCAGCTTTGGGATACCAACTGTCACACAGTAGGAACACTTGTTGGTCGCTGGCGATCGATTTCAAAGTCGTCTTGATCATTTGCGCCGCTTGCTGGTATTTGGTCGCCTGTTCCGCCTGATAAAGGTGCGTGGCTAACGGCAAGAACGTATAAACTGGCTGGTCATCTTGGTCCCGCTGTGTTGGGATCATCAGACCTAAAGTAACGAAATCATGGGCATTGACGAGCCGCTTACCCGTATGTGCGGCGTGATCGAATAGATATTTGACGCCGGTAAATTTGTGGCCGAACTTGGGTTGGACCGTGTCATCCAGAACCAATAATAAGGGCAAGTCCTGACAAGTAGTGGGAATCAAGGTCAGTAAATACGTCAAGTTGCGCACTTCTAACTGTGGCAAGTGGTTACCGATCACTGCCAAAGCCCGATAAAACGTGTTCAAAGAATGCTTCGTCACCCGGCCCAGAAATTGTTCAAATAAGTGGCGGATCGAGTGGCGGTCACCGATCACTAACAACGCTAGACACAACCAAAAATAGTTAAGGCCCATTGGCTTAGACAAGCCAGCCGCTTTTAAATCAGAAAAATAGGCGTGGAGGGTGGTTAAAAGTGATGATTTTTGATAAAATGAGTTCAACACGAATCCTTCTTTCTAAATGGTTTTTTGTCGAACTCATTTTAGCAAAGAATAGGCATTCGTGCCTTTTTATATCCAAATTTTTTTAAAAAGCTGTAAAGTGCTGTTTGGTTCCTGCCTTTTAATTTGCCTAATAATTGTGTAAAATAAATAAATGAGATCGTTTTGAAAGGGGAAAACAACGTGGGAATGTACATTCTGATTTTTGTGATCGGTGCTGCACTCGGTGTCATCGGCGGTTTCTTTGGCGCACGGCAGTATATGAAGAAATATTTGCAAGACAATCCGCCAATCTCTGAAGATATGATGCGGACAATGATGATGCAAATGGGCCAAAAACCTTCTGAAAAGAAGTTGAACCAAATGATGGCTTCAATGAAAGCTCAATCGCGTAAAGCAGGTAAATAAAAAAACGATCGCCTAAGTAATTAGGCGGTCGCTTTTTATTTGGGAATGTATTTAAAGTTAGGATCGATCTCCGCATCGAGCTGTTTAAAGGCAGCTTGCATTTGATCATCGATCGCTGCCATGCCGTCTTTATCCATTTTTTGCTTACGGTCAATGTAGATCGGTTCGCCAAAGCGCACCGTGATCCGTTTGCGCGTGAAAAGACGTTTAAAGGTTAGCGGCCCTTGATAAACCGTGGGCACCAGCGGTACGCCACTCATGCGGGCGATCACTAACGCACCACCTTTTAATTCAGCCGAGTGGCGGGTGCCAGAAGGAAACATGATCAGCGATAAGTCACCTTTTTTCAAAATTTTCACCGGTGTCTTGATCGCCGAGGGACCAGGGTGAGCGCGGTTAACTGGAAAAGCGTTGGCGTGCACCAGGATAAAGCGAATGATCGGATTTTTAAATAGTTCTTCCTTGGCCATGAAGGAGAATTTTTTCGGGCTGCCAGCTAGGGCGTAGTAGATCGGATCAAACCAAGTTCGATGCGGACCGACTAGGATATAAGCGCCTTTTGGCAGCACTTCTTTATTTTCATAATGAGCGTTACCGTTGATCAGCCAAACCAGGCCGCGAACAACGGCGCGAATAAAAGTATAAAACATAATTTGGTTCCTTTCCGTGCTTAATTTATTTCATTATACCAAAAAATTGCAAATTGACTTGTTTTTTCATTTGAGTTTCGCTAATCTGGTCAAAGAAAGCGAGGCGTAATCGTGTTAAAAGCCGATGAACGGATCGATCAACTTTACAGTCAAGATATCAAAATCATTCAAAGCCCCAGTGTTTTTTCCTTTTCGCTAGATGCGGTGCTACTGGCGGATTTTGCGGTGGTCAAGCCGCGCAGTCGCAGCGTTGATCTTTGTGCAGGCAATGGCGCAGTCAGCTTATTTCTGAGCCGTAAAACCGCGGGGCCAATCGCGGCAGTGGAATTACAACCACGGCTGGCGGATATGGCCCAGCGCTCGGTGGCGTTGAATCAATTAACTGACCAAATCACGGTCCACCAACTGGATCTTAAGGACACCTTTAGTCAGATCGCCAAGGATAGCGTTGATGTGGTCACGTGTAACCCGCCATACTTCCCACCACTAGCCACGAGCAAGAAAAATCCCAATCCGTATTTGGCAATTGCTCGTCACGAGATCACCACCTCACTGGAAGCAATATTGAAAATAACCAGCGGCTTACTGAAAATGAATGGCAAAGCTTTTTTTGTTTACCGGCCTGATCGCTTTAATGAATTTATCACTAAAGCAGCAGCGTGGCGTTTACAAACTAAACGTGTCCGTTTCATCCATCCCAAAGCCGACCGCGAAGCCAATATGGTGCTGATCGAGCTGATCAAGGATGGTCGCCCCGGTGGCCAGCGCTTTTTACCGCCATTAACGGTTTATGATCAAAATAATCAATACTTACCAGAAGTCAGGCGATTATTATATGGCGACAACTAAAAAATTTTATTTTTACGTTTTACTCTGTGCTGACAACACTTTATATGGTGGATTTACCACTGACGTTACAAAACGGGTTGCCACCCATAACGCTGCTAAAGGTGCCAAGTATACCAAACCAAAAACGCGGCGACCGGTGAAATTGCTTTTTCACGAAGAATTTACCACAAAAACCGCGGCATTACAGGCTGAATGGCACTTTAAACATCAGCCACGGGAAGATAAGCTAGAATTCTTACAAAAGCATGGCGTTCAGGTAAGGTTACGATAAAATTTTCTGAAATCAGTAAATTTAGCTTTACCTATTTTCAGTAAATGCTTATAATGTAAAAGGACTATGAAGGGAGCAATCACATATTATGAAGTTTATTGTTTATGGTGTTCGTAAAGACGAAGAAGGTTATGCACATAACTGGTCAAAGGAAAACAAGATCGACGTTAAGCTTGTTGCTGATTTATTAAATAAAGAAACAGTTAAGTTAGCTAAAGGCTACGACGCAATCATTGCTTATCAACAATTGCCTTATGACAAAGAAATCTTTACTACTATGAAAGAATACGGTATTAAAGATTTATCAATCCGTAACGTCGGTGTTGATAACATTCCTACTGATGCAGCTAAAGCAAACGGGGTTCGCATTACGAACGTACCTAGCTACTCACCAAGTGCCATTGCTGAATTGGCAATCACTGGTTTGATGCAGTTACTTCGTCGGACACCAGAATTCAACGAAAAACTCGCTAAAGGTGACTTCACTTGGGAACCAGATATTGCCCGTGAATTACACACAATGACCGTCGGTGTCGTTGGTACAGGTCGTATTGGCCGTGCCGGCATCAACATCTACAAAGGTTTTGGCGCTAAAGTTATCGGCTACGATGTATTCCGTAACCCAGAACTTGAAGCAGAAGGTATGTACGTTGACACATTGGACGAATTATACGCCCAAGCTGATGTCATCACATTGCACGTACCAGCCGTTAAAGAAAATCATCATATGATCAACAAAGATTCCATTGCTAAGATGAAAGATGGTGTCATCATCATCAACACTGCCCGCGGTGAATTGATCGAATCTAAAGACTTATTAGCTGGCTACAAGTCAGGTAAAATCGGTGGTGCCGTACTTGACGTTTACGAAAACGAAGTTGGTATCTTCAACAGCGACTTTACTGGCAAAAAAGTGCCAGATGCAACTTTAGTTGAATTAATGAAACAACGCGACATCTTGGTTACACCACACGTTGCTTTCTACACGGAAACAGCCGTACGTAACATGGTCGACGTTGCCTTAGATTCTGCTAAGAGCATGATCGAAAAAGGCGAAAGCCGTAACGAAGTTAAATTCTAATTTAACGTTTACTAACAAAAATTCGTTCCCTCGGGAGCGGATTTTTTTGTTTCTAAGCGTCATTTTGGCAAAAACATAAAAAGTAGTTGCGTCACAACTGGTTTTACGGTAAACTATTACTCGGTGCTTTAAGGCATCACAATTCACACCTTGCGCGATAATAAGCGTGGTGCTTGCAGTGCAAGTTCACTTGTTAATTGACCGCAGGGGAGGAAAAAACCTAGGAGGAAACAAATATGTCTGTTATTAGTATGAAACAATTGCTTGAAGCCGGCGTTCATTTCGGTCATCAAACACGTCGTTGGAATCCAAAAATGAAGCCTTACATCTTCACTGAAAGAAACGGTATCTACATCATTGACTTGCAAAAGACTTTGAAATTAGTTGATAACGCTTATGACTTCATGAAGAACACGGCTGCTGATGGCGGTATCGTCCTTTTTGTTGGTACAAAGAAGCAAGCACAAGATTCAATCGCTGAAGAAGCAACTCGTGCTGGCCAATTCTACGTTAACCATCGTTGGTTAGGTGGGACTTTGACTAACTGGCAAACCATCCAAAAACGGATCGCACGCCTAAAGGAAATCAAACAAATGGGCGAAGATGGCACATTTGATAAGTTACCTAAGAAGGAAGTTTCACAGTTGAACAAACAACGTGAAAAACTTGAAAAATTCTTAGGCGGTATCGAAGATATGCCTCGTATCCCAGACGTCTTGTTCATTGTTGACCCTCGCAAAGAAAAGATCGCCGTTCAAGAAGCACAAAAATTGAACATTCCGATCGTTGCTATGGTTGATACTAACAGTGATCCAGATGACATCGATGTTATCATCCCATCAAACGATGATGCTATCCGTGCCGTACGTCTGTTAACTTCTAAGATGGCTGACGCTATCGTTGAAGGCCGTCAAGGTGAAGAAGCAGAAGCCGCTGCACAACAAGCAGCAGCTGCAAGCGAAGCACCAGCAGAATCAGCAGCAGCTGATGATGAAGCACCAAGCAAAGAGAGCTTACAAGATCTACAAAAAGCTGTCGAAGGCAAAAACGCAAACAAATAGCATAAAATCAATTTTAAATTGAGTGATTTAGGGCTGTCTCAAAGGTTAGGCACAATCTGCAAGCCTTATTTACGAGGCGGCCCTTTTTTGTGGAGTGTTTTGGAAAAGCGTTTAGATTATGGAGTGTAGCCTAGTTAGGCAATAAGAGACATGAAATGGCTCGTTTGACTCATGCAATAATCTGCTTTTCCAAACACGTTCGCGCTCACTCAAGCCCCAAAAGCGTTCAAAATAAGCAGTTATTAAATAGGAGGTTGTACACAATGGCAACAAAGATTACAGCGGCACAAGTTAAGGAATTACGTGAAAAATCCGGCGCCGGCATGATGGCAGCTAAGAAAGCCTTAGTTGCTGCTGACGGTGACGTTGAAAAAGCAATGGAAGCTTTACGTGAAAAAGGCGTAGCAACTGCAGCTAAGAAGAGTGGCCGTGTGGCTGCTGAAGGTTTAGCTGATGTTGCCGTTAACGGTGATGTTGCAGCCATCGTTGAAGTCAATGCTGAAACTGACTTCGTTGCCGGCAACAAAGATTTCCAAAGCTTAGTTCAAGCAATCGCTGACACGATCGCTGCTAACCAACCAGCTGACATGGATGCTGCCAATGCAGCTAAAATGGCTGATGGCAAGACCGTTGCTGAAGCAGTCATCAACGCTACTGCTACGATCGGTGAAAAGATCAGCTTCCGTCGTTTTGCTTTATTAACTAAAACAGCTAATGGTCATTTCGGTTCATACCGTCATATGGGTGGTAAGATCGCTGCTTTAACTCTTTTAGAAGGTGCTGATGACGAAGCAGCTAAAGACGTTGCAATGCACGTTGCTGCCATCAACCCACGTTACGTTTCACGCGAAGACGTACCAGCAGACATTATGACTGCTGAAAAAGCAAAATTAAAAGAAGAAGCTTTACAAGAAGGCAAGCCAGAAAAAATCGTTGAAAAGATCGTTGAAGGTCGTTTGAACAAATTCTTGGCTGAAATCAGCTTAGACGATCAAGAATTCGTTAAGGATTCTGATCAAACCGTTGATCAATTCGCTAAATCAAAAGGCGGCAAAGTTGTCAACTTTGTTCGTTATGAAGTCGGCGAAGGCATCGAAAAAGTTGAAAAAGACTTTGCGGCCGAAATTCAAGCTGAATTAAACAAGTAAGCATTCGTAATTTTAGGGAACGCAGACCCCTGCGCTCCCTTTTTTTAAGGTCAAACGGGCTTAGATATGCTAGAATGGAATAGGAAACTCTTACAGTCAGATAAACAATTAATGGTGAAGCAGGAGGAAGCAGTTCATGACGAAAATCAAGTATAAACGGGTGGTCCTTAAAGTCAGTGGTGAAGCACTCGCCGGCGACAAAGGTTTCGGGATCAACCCACCGATCATTAAGGATGTTGCTAAGGAAATCAAGGAAGTTTACGCCCTAGGTGTACAAATCGCGATCGTCGTTGGCGGTGGCAACATTTGGCGTGGACAAACAGGCGCTGAAATGGGCATGGAACGTGCACAAGCTGATTACATGGGGATGCTAGCCACAGTAATGAACGCATTGGCGCTACAGGATAACTTAGAACAACTTGATGTCCCAACACGGGTACAAACTTCAATCGAGATGCGCCAAATCGCTGAACCTTATATTCGGCGGAAGGCGATTCGTCATTTGGAGAAAGACCGGGTCGTTATTTTTGCTGCTGGTACTGGTAACCCTTATTTCTCAACCGATACAACTGCTGCTTTACGTGCTGCTGAAATCGATGCCGATGTTATTTTAATGGCAAAGAACAATGTAGACGGTGTTTACTCAGCTGATCCAAACAAGGATGCGAGTGCAACTAAGTTTGAGCAGTTAACACATTTGGATATTATCGACAAAGGGTTAAACGTCATGGATTCCACGGCAAGCACCTTGTCAATGGACAATGATATTCCGTTGGTCGTCTTTAACTTAAACGAATCGGGCAACATTAAGCGCGTCGTTGAAGGTGAACAGATCGGCACAACAATTAAAGGGGAGAAATAATATGGCTCAAGATCCAGCAATTGCAGAAGCACA
This is a stretch of genomic DNA from Loigolactobacillus coryniformis subsp. coryniformis KCTC 3167 = DSM 20001. It encodes these proteins:
- a CDS encoding D-2-hydroxyacid dehydrogenase translates to MKFIVYGVRKDEEGYAHNWSKENKIDVKLVADLLNKETVKLAKGYDAIIAYQQLPYDKEIFTTMKEYGIKDLSIRNVGVDNIPTDAAKANGVRITNVPSYSPSAIAELAITGLMQLLRRTPEFNEKLAKGDFTWEPDIARELHTMTVGVVGTGRIGRAGINIYKGFGAKVIGYDVFRNPELEAEGMYVDTLDELYAQADVITLHVPAVKENHHMINKDSIAKMKDGVIIINTARGELIESKDLLAGYKSGKIGGAVLDVYENEVGIFNSDFTGKKVPDATLVELMKQRDILVTPHVAFYTETAVRNMVDVALDSAKSMIEKGESRNEVKF
- the tsf gene encoding translation elongation factor Ts, whose product is MATKITAAQVKELREKSGAGMMAAKKALVAADGDVEKAMEALREKGVATAAKKSGRVAAEGLADVAVNGDVAAIVEVNAETDFVAGNKDFQSLVQAIADTIAANQPADMDAANAAKMADGKTVAEAVINATATIGEKISFRRFALLTKTANGHFGSYRHMGGKIAALTLLEGADDEAAKDVAMHVAAINPRYVSREDVPADIMTAEKAKLKEEALQEGKPEKIVEKIVEGRLNKFLAEISLDDQEFVKDSDQTVDQFAKSKGGKVVNFVRYEVGEGIEKVEKDFAAEIQAELNK
- the pyrH gene encoding UMP kinase; protein product: MTKIKYKRVVLKVSGEALAGDKGFGINPPIIKDVAKEIKEVYALGVQIAIVVGGGNIWRGQTGAEMGMERAQADYMGMLATVMNALALQDNLEQLDVPTRVQTSIEMRQIAEPYIRRKAIRHLEKDRVVIFAAGTGNPYFSTDTTAALRAAEIDADVILMAKNNVDGVYSADPNKDASATKFEQLTHLDIIDKGLNVMDSTASTLSMDNDIPLVVFNLNESGNIKRVVEGEQIGTTIKGEK
- the rpsB gene encoding 30S ribosomal protein S2 encodes the protein MSVISMKQLLEAGVHFGHQTRRWNPKMKPYIFTERNGIYIIDLQKTLKLVDNAYDFMKNTAADGGIVLFVGTKKQAQDSIAEEATRAGQFYVNHRWLGGTLTNWQTIQKRIARLKEIKQMGEDGTFDKLPKKEVSQLNKQREKLEKFLGGIEDMPRIPDVLFIVDPRKEKIAVQEAQKLNIPIVAMVDTNSDPDDIDVIIPSNDDAIRAVRLLTSKMADAIVEGRQGEEAEAAAQQAAAASEAPAESAAADDEAPSKESLQDLQKAVEGKNANK